The genomic window GAGCTTAGTATTAGTGTTTAACTAGAGTTAATTTGAATAAAgtacattttttaaaatccaCCATCTTCGAATTACGACCAATGTTGTTGATTTGTTGAAAGCTCACCTTAATGTCCAATCTCGCTCGCATCTGAAAGCATGCAACTTAGATTGCGAGACCTAGAGATCAATCCTGTGAGTTTTGTTCGCGCCGCAATATGACGCGAATGACTCATATTGCAAGGCTCTATTTTACGTAATGTATAAaggatttttaaattttaacacgATTTTGGAGCTCTTCTGGCATGCATTGACCAACAGAAATTAAATGGCCAGACCATCTTGGAAGAAAAAAAGGAGAAAGTCAACCCAAGAGACTGAAATTTTATCATCTACCAACCGTATTCCATGTTGAATAATACTCTTATAATTCTATGAACTTTATGTTCTTTAACATTAAATTCATACTAATAATTTTAAACAAAGTCAACTCATCCCTAACAATGGACCGAAACTTAGCTATTCATCTTATTAGGAAAATGAATTGAGATGATTTTGGTGAAATTCTCTTTTTGAATTGTTTATGAactatatttgttcttaatgttttttttttttgacaactgaTTCAATGATGATagtttatcctttttttttttgtggtaacCCTTTGGTTCCGGAGGAATGGAATCCCGATAATCTAGAGTTCGGCTGCAAATTAAGTAAGTCTGGCCAATAACCCATTTGGGTTGGTGCATTTgtattggcttgagacctgagagtgtattcctcttgaggtctgaggttcgattttctctggcgccaatttgagtgggctaatttaccttcttcttcaaaaaaaaaaataagtctagCCAAATATTATTTCCCTAGAAATCGAACTCGAATTCTTCGAAAGATAATGCTTAATCTTGTTTGAGGTCCGctaagatattagtgatcaattTTAAGGTTATATATTCTTATCACTAAGATGTTAGTTAAGATTAGAATAGTTTAGTTTAACCATGGTATGCCATATCAATGGATTGTCTTTTGTATAAAGAAATCAACAATGTAGTGTAGGGTGTATAAAGTAGGATTTGGATTTCCTGCTTCATCAAAACagtcaaattttaaattaattatcaaGATCgtttttacttaattttattaAGGGTAATCCAAACCGTTCAATTTCAAATCAGAAATCTTTCATTGCGGCAAATTATATGCAaacacaaaaaaacaaaatttgacatCTCTAATTGACACCGTACACAATCATGTAGTCAAAATGTAGTAGATTATAGTGTTTTACGCAAATTGAGATTGATCCAAATTTGTAactaaatacataaaaataaattaattcattttttcttatattttatgatAGAGCAGTAGTATTTTAATTATACAAAATACAATGTCACCAATTGGTTTTTTTGTTCAGAAAACATTTCtcataagtatatttatttatttatataaataaataaatacataaggATTCTTTTAGCTTACACTTCTaattattgaaggaactttacaTACTAAATtagaaggggaaaaaaaaagaaaaagcagaTTCTTATCGGCAGCAAAAGTGTTCCTCCCCCTATCAAcaagattattaaaaaaaaatgaaaaaagaatttttcattcttttttggaaatttttgaATGCTTTGAATAATGACACACCAACCACATATCCTTTAAGCAGAGAAGCATGGAGACAACATGAGTGGCTGACGATGATTTGGTCTCATACTTCTTCACATCACATGGGATTGTTGTTTCTTCATCTTTCCATTTTATCTTATTCCATTGACTTGAACCATATCATGCCaccaattgaaaaataaaataaatactctctccatcttaaaatataaacaaaaatgggtcagcaaaaattaatgtatctggtcaaAATTTTACaccagatacatcaacttttgttgaccaatttttacttatattttggaacagaGAGAGTATAAAAAGCTtctaaaagaaatgaaaaaagcTTAGCtacaaaaaatcaacaataaagTAGCATCTGTTTTTCATCATAGGATTAAAAAGTTTTGCTAAGACATAATCAAATTTAATCCCATCTCATTTATCTTCATTTCTTCACTATGCAGCATCCTTAACTCATTCTTTCTGTCATAAAAGAAATGTCATATGTTAGTACACCAGAAAAAATATACATAATTCTAGAAAAAAAATCCAGTTAAAAtttccttataatttatttGGGATGGAATATTTATGTTCTAAATATGTATACATACCAATGGATCTTTTGCAATGTAGAACAGCTTCATGTATAGAGCTTTCAGAATCACAAGACATTCTCCAATCATCTGCAGAAAAAGCTACACTAATTCTTGGAGATGATTCTGAATTATAGTATCTTCTATTCATTAGAGCATCACTTCTTTTAGCAACAGTTTCATTATTTGAACATGATTTATGACCCCTTAATTTTCTACATAAAGGCCTTAAGAAATTTAGATACTTCTGAAATATTCTTCTTGATAGTGTTCTGCATCTTTTTAAAGAAGAACATCTAGCATGACCAAGATGAACCACAACGCCTTTTGTTGCATCTGAAGATGAATTGAGAGTTGTATTGGATTCTAAGGCTTCATATTCTTCCATTTtcaaagattcaacaaagaaaGGCATAAGGTAACCATTTGAAAAGAGTTCATCTGCATGAACAAGAGTACTAAGAGGGGATTCTGAAGtttgaaaatcaaatttgtttGAATCATGTAAATTCTTGAAGAATCTTTTAGATGGTGGCATTCTTGGATCCATCTCAATGAAGGAAGCTTCATCATATGCATCAAGAGTTGTTCTAAAGGAACTATCTAGGCTTTCTAGTGATGGCTTTAGGTTTACTAACCAACTGTAAGAGAAACTTTCAATGGAAAGAGGCTGTGAAGTTTCCATAGTTGCAAGTTGTTTTCTCTCAAGGAatgtttttcaaatttgaaaGTGGAAAACAAGGGGATAGAAGGTAGGTGTATAGCTAGAGAAGACACTTCTCTTATGCACATATATATTGACTTGTACACACACATAACACCCCTTATATATAATCTCTCTCCAACAATTGGTCATGTGGCTGGCTTTGCAACAGACAATAAGTTTTTCTTTTAGCAGCCACTTTATTGTGCGAAATATCCATCTACTTTgtcgatgactaatctccgtcaAAAAACCTGACTTGCAAGAGACCTTGCTTAAACCTGAGTCTCTCCTCccaatcacttttttttttaatccacgAGACTCGTTTCCGAGATCTTTCTTAAAAGATTCGAGTCCAGTTAggattattataaaaaaacaaaaaataaacagcACTAAAAAGAATCAAACTATGACTGACCGTTCACAAACTGAGTTGAACTAGTTGGACTCAGATCAGTTCGCGAACTATCTTCACCGTTCGATTATTTTTAGTGTGGTTTTGTTTGGATTAACAGTGAGATTCcctttttagttatttttttttaatggtccTAGTACCAGATAAACAATAGAAATCTGGTACAAATATGTTTCCAAAGAATTGTTTCAATTCAGAAACGGTCCAGTTTGAAAACACAAAACCGATACACCAAACCCTTATAGTAATTCGGCTCAGAACAAACCATTAACAATTTGGTTCATTTTTTACCGAACTTTTGTACCAATTTATTTTGACTCGGTTTTCCTCCTAAACCGAACCATGAACACTCTTAGTCCAACTCCACTAACATCAAAGTAATGTTGATAGAGACCACAAGTTTTAATAATTGGAAATAAGAAaagtagaaaagaaaaaaaaaaaaaagtgagccCCCCACCATACTCATAATGTCATGTTTCATCGTTAGTTAGCCTCACCTTTCCTTTTTAATCATTTGTTGctttaaatttttcataaagGGGGTTGGTTTGTTTCTGGACTTGGTCTAATTATCAAATCAGAAAATCACAGTCAAGAAAGAGGTACATTcatattattcatatatatatatggtaaaTAGAAATTCAGAAAAACCAATAAGAGCCAGCTTTTATTGAATTACAATGTTGCCTTTAAGCTTTTGTTGAGTAAATTAAAAGCTTAAAAAGCAATCAAAGGGAATCTTTGCAAATTACACATGCTCAATTATCAATAATTAAATCAATATTCTATATAAACTAAATGTGCAATATGGTTgattatatttaagttttatgttCTGTTATTCTATTGTCTTTTTTGTTCTGTGTAATATTAGTATTTGGATGGATATAACCACTATGTATGGTGATTTCATCACTCTGATTATAACATTTCAACTGCTCTCCAAGCCTGCAACATAAGGCTGAacctaaattataaaataattgtacTATATGTATTATGTGCATGTAACCTATACAATCActgataaaatatttgattgaaCCATTATTATATGTATAAGGTACACAACACTATTGTTTCAGTAAGAGTGTAAAAGCAGAGAAATTAATAGAAGAGTTAATGagtatggatttttttttcagaacTTGAACCTTGAACTTTTAACTCTTTAACTcatttaacccttagctcaaactAGTTGAGCTACCACGCCCCACCCAATGAGTATAAATTTATCTAGAGTAAATTTACTCTCTAAAATTACTTGAATGATTAATTACTATAAATGGAACAATTGTGATGGATTGTTAGTGTAAAAGAACTTACCTTGTGCATAATATTTAATCtcttattataaattataaacttaaaatgcaaaataaaactaagatttaatttaatctcaaataaaatgcaaaaatacGAATAAAGAAATGGATTTGCATAGTGCCATGTGGCACTAATaaatcacaattcacaaacaCAAGAACAAATGTAGTACTGAAAGGTGATGGACATgttctttctctttttaaaaGTCAAGACACAAATTGATAAGCTACATCATAACTTCACCACCAATTGGTGTACGTGGCACTATTGCTGTCCTTCAACAAG from Trifolium pratense cultivar HEN17-A07 linkage group LG1, ARS_RC_1.1, whole genome shotgun sequence includes these protein-coding regions:
- the LOC123903939 gene encoding probable membrane-associated kinase regulator 6, yielding METSQPLSIESFSYSWLVNLKPSLESLDSSFRTTLDAYDEASFIEMDPRMPPSKRFFKNLHDSNKFDFQTSESPLSTLVHADELFSNGYLMPFFVESLKMEEYEALESNTTLNSSSDATKGVVVHLGHARCSSLKRCRTLSRRIFQKYLNFLRPLCRKLRGHKSCSNNETVAKRSDALMNRRYYNSESSPRISVAFSADDWRMSCDSESSIHEAVLHCKRSIERMS